The sequence CTGGAGGGCCAATTTTTAATTGCTGCACAAAGGCTTCAATAACTGTTTTGTTGCCCTCGACGTCCAGTTCCACTCGGCCATCCTTGAGATTGCGAACGCCGCCCAACAGATCAAGACTCGATGCTATCCGTGCCGCAAACGCACGAAACCCTACGCCCTGCACATGACCATGTACAACAACATGCGCCCGAACCGGTTGCTCATCAGCCGATCGCGTCATTCGGCTCTACCAATTTCATGAGAGCGCAACAGCCGCTCGCCCCTTTGCACAGCGGATATTCTCATACCTCTCCAGATGCGTCACGTGTTTTGCGCTTTCCGAGCGTGACTCTTGCTATCATCACATTAAGGATTGCCCCTGCACCTACCGAGAGACAGCCGCATACACCCATGCCTACCTCGCATCGTGCTGCGCAACCGAAACAATTTGAAGCGATGAGTACTCTGGTGATGTTTGAATCGACGACTACGACGCGACTGTTGGCAATGTACTAGCGGTACGACCAACCTTGGTTTGGTCGGGGCGAGAGGATTTGAACCTCCGACCCCTGCGTCCCGAACGCAGTGCGCTACCGGGCTGCGCTACGCCCCGACAAG is a genomic window of Candidatus Nitrospira kreftii containing:
- a CDS encoding Acylphosphatase: MTRSADEQPVRAHVVVHGHVQGVGFRAFAARIASSLDLLGGVRNLKDGRVELDVEGNKTVIEAFVQQLKIGPPAGRVTEIETEWSLAGGRYSTFSVWY